The genomic stretch GTCCCCGCCCCATGCCCCTGCTCGAAAGCCCCTTCGCTCAACTCGACCTGATTCGCCAACCGGAACAGCCTAACGAACCGCTGCAGGCTTTCGATGCCGCGGATGAGTACCTGCTCAATCATCTGGCCGAACAGCAGCCCGCCGCGAACACTCGGGTGCTGGTGCTCAACGACAGCTTTGGCGCCTTGGCGGCAAGCCTGGTGGGCAAGGTGCTGCTCACTAGCAGCGGTGACTCGTTTCTCGCCGCCCAGGGCCTGGAAAAGAACCTGGTGCGCAATGGCCTGCCGTTTGACGCGGCCACGGTGTTGCCCGCCAGCGCGCCCTTGCTTGGCCCGTTTGATCGGGTGCTGATTCGTGTGCCCAAGACGCTGGCCTTGCTGGAGGAGCAGTTGATTCGCCTGCAGGGGCAACTGGCGCCCGGCGCGCAAGTGATCGCGGCCGCCATGATCAAGCATCTGCCGCGGGCTGCGGGCGAACTGCTGGAACGTTATGTCGGCCCGATGCAGGCCTCGCTGGCGGTGAAGAAGGCCCGGTTGCTGATCGCAACCCCGGACGCCCGACCGGCGATAGCGTCGCCCTACCCAACCCGCTATCGCCTCGATCAACCGGCGATCGAACTGCTCAATCACGCCAACGTATTTTGCCGCGAAGGCCTGGATATCGGGACCCGCGCGTTTCTCCCCCACCTGCCAAGCAACCTCGGCCAGGCGCGGGTCGCCGACCTCGGTTGCGGCAATGGCGTACTGGCCATCGCCAGCGCCCTGAACAACCCCGAAGCCCACTACACCCTGGTCGATGAGTCGTTCATGGCCGTGCAGTCGGCCGAGCAGAACTGGCAGGCCGCGCTGGGTCAGCGCGAGGTGACAGTGCGCGCCGGCGATGGCCTGGCCGGGCAAGAGCCGCAGTCGCTGGACGTGGTGCTGTGCAATCCACCGTTCCATCAGCAGCAGGTGGTGGGCGACTTCCTTGCCTGGCGCATGTTCCAGCAGGCGCGTGAAGCCTTGGTAGTGGGCGGTGCGCTGTACATCGTCGGCAACCGGCACCTGGGCTATCACAGCAAACTGGCGCGGCTGTTCCGAGGCGTCGAGCAAGTCGCAGCCACGCCAAAATTCGTGATCCTCAAAGCACGTAAGTAACCGGCCAAAAAAAACCCTCCAGCGGAGGGCTATAAA from Pseudomonas sp. S04 encodes the following:
- a CDS encoding methyltransferase, giving the protein MPLLESPFAQLDLIRQPEQPNEPLQAFDAADEYLLNHLAEQQPAANTRVLVLNDSFGALAASLVGKVLLTSSGDSFLAAQGLEKNLVRNGLPFDAATVLPASAPLLGPFDRVLIRVPKTLALLEEQLIRLQGQLAPGAQVIAAAMIKHLPRAAGELLERYVGPMQASLAVKKARLLIATPDARPAIASPYPTRYRLDQPAIELLNHANVFCREGLDIGTRAFLPHLPSNLGQARVADLGCGNGVLAIASALNNPEAHYTLVDESFMAVQSAEQNWQAALGQREVTVRAGDGLAGQEPQSLDVVLCNPPFHQQQVVGDFLAWRMFQQAREALVVGGALYIVGNRHLGYHSKLARLFRGVEQVAATPKFVILKARK